A portion of the Sebastes fasciatus isolate fSebFas1 chromosome 2, fSebFas1.pri, whole genome shotgun sequence genome contains these proteins:
- the nhsb gene encoding actin remodeling regulator NHS isoform X7 gives MPFAKRIVEPQLLCRHQIPDEGVMFEDLCAISNVVLSRTLRQLSDLARHACSLFQELENDIISTNQRVWVLQNKIGQIQQTASALDPKKEAVPVSNLDIESKLSLHYQAPWHQQHNVFHPCTRPPCLEELHRSAQLSLRALHRDDTQHHRSTSRERNRVTISISVAPPMPTFPSPHSIRRQQRSRLARAKERAERERELDYQPRKERTVRETEIQTIQRKERPGREADIQTIQRKFECFYSLHPIEGCIFIPWNRKTVSTGEGECGEVQGGHRAKAGAPKAPSTQDKQTNWSKENLSPSDQKSTADSNSISSCIIPINVTDSDESPVARERTVIVHANPHQLSLCQEDLLISGRLHHTRDSGCQTDDFLIACTAAPSRRRIRAQRGHQGIPASLSHSTGNISSLGDQSDSTYTSAAAHGGRLRSRSLPREGGRLMDSDDDDDDNYDDDDDEDEDLSPYEAEDFIPPGPSPRMKMMMMKDEEESTDDQAAPEPLQLGSLKRLQRSGERDRGGGGGGSPEHSWMERGRSRLPRKADMGSCEISSSSDTFSSPIHSVSNTGVLGSHVDHKEDHQSSSGNWSGSSSTCPSQTSETIPPPSSPPLTGSSHCDSELSLNTVPNAIDEGFSLDASYHSDLRPQGQGHRSSSFTSSATDQLDDAGVSTASEGEWTYPPDQDQTDPDQDLDHSQNLSRSHGLAQEYSSTHSLQDQTCFGDNKTSNTEKDSGSHYSSDTESFYSSSVHFGECNQSYRGYMYNYADPGPDCGQSNTVAAPLSHGVYPQPSANFRAGTMTLGRTCRPLRKPKVKPPPPKRTSSLKDTCSGVDVGTDTQADQDQPKTVSEQELTLSSTDMKLELELEIGGAPEPLQTSCLVAEPLGTWGRGLGETVDIVEPMSFSSADTHSFKDEGAVQSDYADLWLHNSELKSNNGEYTSMSNSSTATGTTVMECIKSPDSSSSSTETQTQALAQASETRATSPPLPPEDFKLGSPEKLAGLASPSSGYSSQSETPTSTLPSSSAAFFPGPLSPSTGKRKPKVPERKSSLSSLQHFPRDGASISSGYKRDPDFPPPPSQLDLNVLHGGYVRHTLSHRTHHMHTLHHSKHRVASVLATGTKLMAPEASNTNPPSSSNSALTIPSCNLLVITPSALRSVKLHSISQSKHRATTVDQETASGAETATRPKCPPSGSTLAPPPINTRPLPPRRPPPRPPVHDISSPEHLQPPFPGRHPDGPPSYESLLLRQDRYGPGTFWAMTAFRTRMDPTSELSEDSSPLHRPVPRAPHPSPVDLHTHIHSHTEFRGLTHSAHAHPEFRVLGERSFSQDDDDDEDDEEEEEEQVKEPPRAACSRGGMRSTHLPPPAYEFAGLSHSDSGPWASPVKVPGTTMETSHPYLISDARRGGHEEQEEEEEVTSGATRSAHQQQPHESKDDSTTPDTEDYFSKGMSWTTDSTPSDNSLSPLMDDAKVDDDIILTSPNKTRTTEDLFAMIHRSKRKVLGRKDSGDLNAKSRLCPAVPVTPVTTVIIPPAPPLNIPATLATAAGSQRAPVPIYRSAKKSSTSNEEFKLLLLKKGSRSDSSYRMSATEILKSPITPKSPGDPLQEGAIRQAEELHFTLQEPHLSGLDPIQIPGLFPRGLNSESFTPKTLPMSAASRQGRSRIPPVANSSRYSTRSRLYTAPMQAISEGETENSDGSPHDDRSS, from the exons CGGTCTCCAACCTGGATATAGAGAGCAAGCTGTCGCTTCACTATCAGGCTCCATGGCACCAGCAACACAACGTGTTTCATCCTTGTACCCGACCGCCatgtctggaggagctgcacaGAAGCGCTCAGCTCAGTCTCAGAGCGCTGCACCGAG ACGACACACAGCACCACCGCTCCACAAGTCGGGAGAGAAACAGGGTGACCATCTCTATCTCAGTGGCGCCCCCTATGCCCACCTTCCCCTCGCCACACAGTATCCGCCGGCAACAGAGGAGTCGCCTGGCACGAGCG aaagagagagcagagagggagcgagagtTAGACTATCAACCCAGGAAg GAGAGGACCGTGAGAGAAACAGAGATACAGACCATACAGAGAAAA GAGAGGCCAGGGAGAGAAGCCGATATTCAGACGATCCAAAGAAAG TTTGAGTGCTTTTACTCACTTCACCCTATTGAAGGTTGCATCTTCATTCCTTGGAACAGAAAG ACTGTCTCGACAGGGGAAGGCGAATGTGGAGAGGTCCAGGGAGGCCACAGAGCCAAGGCCGGAGCCCCCAAAGCCCCCTCGACCCAGGATAAACAGACAAACTGGTCCAAGGAAAACCTCTCACCATCAGATCAGAAGTCAACTGCCGATTCGAACTCCATCTCCTCCTGCATCATCCCCATTAACGTCACAG ACTCAGATGAATCACCCGTAGCAAGAGAGCGCACAGTGATTGTCCATGCCAACCCGCaccaactctctctctgtcaggaaGACCTCTTAATCAGTGGTCGCCTCCATCACACTCGTGACTCTGGCTGCCAGACAGATGATTTCCTTATAGCAT GTACAGCTGCTCCCTCCAGAAGGCGCATCAGAGCCCAACGTGGCCATCAGGGAatccctgcctctctctcccatTCAACAGGCAACATTTCTTCCCTGGGTGACCAGTCAGATTCCACATACACCAGTGCTGCTGCCCACGGTGGACGCTTGCGCTCTCGTAGCCTTCCTCGAGAGGGTGGACGTCTGATGGACAgtgatgacgatgacgatgacaattatgatgatgatgatgacgaagATGAGGACTTGTCACCATACGAAGCGGAGGACTTTATTCCACCTGGCCCTAGTCCAAgaatgaagatgatgatgatgaaggatgaagAAGAGAGCACAGATGACCAGGCTGCTCCTGAGCCACTGCAACTTGGAAGTCTAAAAAGGTTGCAGCGATCTGGTGAGAGAGACCgagggggtggaggaggagggagcccAGAGCACAGCTGGATGGAGAGGGGCCGTTCTCGCTTGCCCCGCAAGGCTGATATGGGCAGCTGTGAGATCTCATCGAGTTCAGATACTTTCAGCAGCCCTATTCACTCAGTGTCTAACACAGGAGTCCTAGGCAGCCATGTGGACCACAAGGAGGACCACCAGTCCTCGAGCGGGAACTGGAGTGGTTCCAGCTCCACCTGCCCTTCGCAGACATCTGAAACCATCCCCCCGCCTTCTTCTccaccactgacaggctcatCCCACTGCGACTCAGAGCTGTCACTCAACACTGTGCCCAATGCCATTGATGAGGGATTCTCTCTGGATGCCTCATACCACTCGGACCTCAGACCTCAGGGCCAGGGCCACAGGTCAAGCTCGTTCACATCCTCAGCCACAGACCAGCTGGACGATGCAGGAGTCAGTACAGCCAGTGAGGGGGAGTGGACATACCCTCCAGATCAAGACCAGACTGATCCGGACCAAGACCTTGACCATTCCCAAAATCTGAGCCGGAGCCATGGATTAGCGCAGGAGTACAGCTCCACACACAGTCTACAAGACCAAACCTGTTTCGGTGACAACAAGACCAGCAACACTGAAAAAGATTCTGGCTCTCATTACTCATCTGATACAGAGAGTTTCTACTCCTCTTCTGTGCATTTTGGGGAGTGTAATCAGAGTTACAGAGGATACATGTATAACTATGCAGACCCAGGGCCTGACTGTGGCCAATCCAACACTGTGGCAGCACCACTATCCCATGGAGTTTACCCCCAGCCCTCAGCTAACTTCAGAGCAGGTACTATGACCCTGGGGAGAACCTGTCGTCCGCTGaggaaaccaaaagtcaaacCTCCACCACCCAAACGGACCTCCTCGCTGAAGGACACCTGTAGTGGTGTTGATGTTGGAACGGACACACAGGCAGATCAGGATCAACCAAAGACGGTTAGTGAACAAGAGCTTACCTTGTCTTCCACAGATATGAAGCTGGAACTGGAGCTAGAGATTGGAGGTGCTCCAGAACCATTACAGACATCCTGTCTAGTGGCAGAACCTTTGGGAACTTGGGGAAGGGGACTGGGTGAAACTGTGGATATAGTAGAGCCCATGTCCTTCAGCTCTGCAGATACACACTCATTTAAGGATGAAGGTGCGGTGCAATCTGACTATGCAGACCTGTGGCTTCACAACAGTGAGCTGAAGTCCAACAATGGTGAGTACACATCCATGTCCAACTCAAGCACAGCCACAGGCACTACTGTCATGGAGTGTATCAAGTCACCAGacagctcttcctcctccacagaAACCCAAACCCAGGCACTTGCTCAGGCTTCAGAGACTAGGGCAACTAGTCCGCCTCTCCCACCTGAAGACTTCAAACTTGGGTCACCTGAGAAGCTGGCTGGCCTTGCCTCCCCATCAAGTGGTtattccagccaatcagagactcCAACGTCAACCTTGCCCTCATCTTCGGCAGCGTTCTTCCCAGGACCACTGTCTCCCTCAACTGGCAAGAGAAAGCCCAAAGTGCCCGAGAGGAagtcttctctctcttccctgcAGCACTTCCCCAGAGATGGAGCTTCCATTTCCTCTGGCTATAAGAGAGACCCAGACTTCCCACCTCCACCttctcaacttgatctcaatgTTCTTCATGGTGGTTATGTCAGACACACGCTATCTCACCGAACGCATCACATGCACACGCTCCACCACAGCAAACACAGAGTTGCAAGTGTTTTAGCCACTGGAACAAAGTTGATGGCTCCTGAGGCATCAAATACCAACCCACCATCAAGTTCAAACTCTGCTCTAACAATTCCCAGCTGCAATCTATTGGTGATAACTCCATCAGCTCTTCGTTCAGTGAAGCTTCATTCTATTAGCCAATCTAAACATAGAGCTACCACTGTTGACCAGGAAACAGCAAGTGGAGCAGAGACTGCAACAAGACCCAAATGTCCTCCTAGTGGTTCTACTCTGGCTCCACCACCTATTAACACAAGGCCTCTCCCTCCTCGCAGACCACCTCCCAGACCCCCAGTTCATGACATCTCCTCCCCTGAACACTTGCAACCACCTTTCCCTGGCCGCCACCCTGATGGACCTCCATCCTATGAAAGCCTGCTACTCAGACAGGACCGCTACGGACCTGGAACCTTCTGGGCTATGACAGCCTTTAGAACCCGGATGGACCCAACATCAGAACTCTCCGAGGACAGCTCACCCCTGCATCGGCCCGTGCCACGTGCCCCCCACCCTTCGCCTGTGGatctacacacacatatccacTCGCACACAGAATTCAGAGGGCTCACGCACTCAGCTCATGCACACCCTGAGTTTAGGGTTTTGGGGGAGCGCTCGTTCTcccaggatgatgatgatgatgaagacgatgaggaggaagaggaagagcaggTGAAAGAGCCACCGAGGGCTGCATGTTCCAGAGGAGGCATGCGATCGACCCACCTTCCACCCCCAGCGTATGAATTTGCCGGGTTATCCCACTCAGACTCAGGGCCCTGGGCTAGTCCAGTCAAAGTGCCTGGTACCACAATGGAGACATCGCATCCTTACCTAATCAGCGATGCAAGGAGAGGAGGACATGAAgagcaggaagaagaggaggaagtgacATCAGGTGCTACCAGAAGTGCCCATCAGCAGCAGCCACATGAGAGCAAAGATGACTCCACCACTCCTGACACTGAGgattacttcagtaaag GTATGTCTTGGACTACAGATTCCACACCCAGTGATAATTCACTCTCCCCTCTGATGGATGACGCCAAAGTggatgatgacatcattctCACATCACCCAACAAGACCCGTACAACGGAGGACCTGTTTGCCATGATACACAG ATCCAAGAGAAAGGTCCTGGGCCGTAAAGATTCAGGAGACTTAAACGCGAAGTCTCGTCTCTGCCCTGCAGTACCAGTGACCCCTGTCACCACCGTCATTATCCCGCCAGCCCCTCCTCTCAACATCCCAGCCACCTTAGCCActgctgccgggtcacaacGAGCCCCTGTGCCAATCTACCGCAGCGCCAAGAAATCCAGCACGTCCAACGAGGAGTTTAAACTCCTGTTGCTGAAGAAAGGTAGCAGGTCTGATTCCAGCTACCGCATGTCAGCCACAGAGATTCTGAAGAGCCCTATCACCCCGAAAAGCCCAGGGGACCCCCTTCAGGAAGGGGCCATTAGACAGGCTGAGGAGCTACACTTTACACTCCAAGAGCCACACCTTTCTGGTCTGGACCCAATCCAGATACCAGGCCTTTTTCCCAGAGGTCTGAACTCTGAGAGTTTCACCCCCAAAACCCTGCCTATGTCAGCTGCATCTCGACAGGGACGTTCTCGGATCCCCCCTGTAGCCAACAGCAGTCGCTACAGTACACGCAGCCGCCTCTACACGGCCCCCATGCAAGCCATTTCCGAAGGGGAGACAGAGAACTCAGATGGGAGCCCCCATGATGACAGATCATCCTAA
- the nhsb gene encoding actin remodeling regulator NHS isoform X1 — MPFAKRIVEPQLLCRHQIPDEGVMFEDLCAISNVVLSRTLRQLSDLARHACSLFQELENDIISTNQRVWVLQNKIGQIQQTASALDPKKEAVPVSNLDIESKLSLHYQAPWHQQHNVFHPCTRPPCLEELHRSAQLSLRALHRDDTQHHRSTSRERNRVTISISVAPPMPTFPSPHSIRRQQRSRLARAKERAERERELDYQPRKERTVRETEIQTIQRKERPGREADIQTIQRKFECFYSLHPIEGCIFIPWNRKTVSTGEGECGEVQGGHRAKAGAPKAPSTQDKQTNWSKENLSPSDQKSTADSNSISSCIIPINVTGVGFDREASARCSLVHSQSVLQRRRKLRRRKTITGIPKRVQQDMDSDESPVARERTVIVHANPHQLSLCQEDLLISGRLHHTRDSGCQTDDFLIACTAAPSRRRIRAQRGHQGIPASLSHSTGNISSLGDQSDSTYTSAAAHGGRLRSRSLPREGGRLMDSDDDDDDNYDDDDDEDEDLSPYEAEDFIPPGPSPRMKMMMMKDEEESTDDQAAPEPLQLGSLKRLQRSGERDRGGGGGGSPEHSWMERGRSRLPRKADMGSCEISSSSDTFSSPIHSVSNTGVLGSHVDHKEDHQSSSGNWSGSSSTCPSQTSETIPPPSSPPLTGSSHCDSELSLNTVPNAIDEGFSLDASYHSDLRPQGQGHRSSSFTSSATDQLDDAGVSTASEGEWTYPPDQDQTDPDQDLDHSQNLSRSHGLAQEYSSTHSLQDQTCFGDNKTSNTEKDSGSHYSSDTESFYSSSVHFGECNQSYRGYMYNYADPGPDCGQSNTVAAPLSHGVYPQPSANFRAGTMTLGRTCRPLRKPKVKPPPPKRTSSLKDTCSGVDVGTDTQADQDQPKTVSEQELTLSSTDMKLELELEIGGAPEPLQTSCLVAEPLGTWGRGLGETVDIVEPMSFSSADTHSFKDEGAVQSDYADLWLHNSELKSNNGEYTSMSNSSTATGTTVMECIKSPDSSSSSTETQTQALAQASETRATSPPLPPEDFKLGSPEKLAGLASPSSGYSSQSETPTSTLPSSSAAFFPGPLSPSTGKRKPKVPERKSSLSSLQHFPRDGASISSGYKRDPDFPPPPSQLDLNVLHGGYVRHTLSHRTHHMHTLHHSKHRVASVLATGTKLMAPEASNTNPPSSSNSALTIPSCNLLVITPSALRSVKLHSISQSKHRATTVDQETASGAETATRPKCPPSGSTLAPPPINTRPLPPRRPPPRPPVHDISSPEHLQPPFPGRHPDGPPSYESLLLRQDRYGPGTFWAMTAFRTRMDPTSELSEDSSPLHRPVPRAPHPSPVDLHTHIHSHTEFRGLTHSAHAHPEFRVLGERSFSQDDDDDEDDEEEEEEQVKEPPRAACSRGGMRSTHLPPPAYEFAGLSHSDSGPWASPVKVPGTTMETSHPYLISDARRGGHEEQEEEEEVTSGATRSAHQQQPHESKDDSTTPDTEDYFSKGMSWTTDSTPSDNSLSPLMDDAKVDDDIILTSPNKTRTTEDLFAMIHRSKRKVLGRKDSGDLNAKSRLCPAVPVTPVTTVIIPPAPPLNIPATLATAAGSQRAPVPIYRSAKKSSTSNEEFKLLLLKKGSRSDSSYRMSATEILKSPITPKSPGDPLQEGAIRQAEELHFTLQEPHLSGLDPIQIPGLFPRGLNSESFTPKTLPMSAASRQGRSRIPPVANSSRYSTRSRLYTAPMQAISEGETENSDGSPHDDRSS; from the exons CGGTCTCCAACCTGGATATAGAGAGCAAGCTGTCGCTTCACTATCAGGCTCCATGGCACCAGCAACACAACGTGTTTCATCCTTGTACCCGACCGCCatgtctggaggagctgcacaGAAGCGCTCAGCTCAGTCTCAGAGCGCTGCACCGAG ACGACACACAGCACCACCGCTCCACAAGTCGGGAGAGAAACAGGGTGACCATCTCTATCTCAGTGGCGCCCCCTATGCCCACCTTCCCCTCGCCACACAGTATCCGCCGGCAACAGAGGAGTCGCCTGGCACGAGCG aaagagagagcagagagggagcgagagtTAGACTATCAACCCAGGAAg GAGAGGACCGTGAGAGAAACAGAGATACAGACCATACAGAGAAAA GAGAGGCCAGGGAGAGAAGCCGATATTCAGACGATCCAAAGAAAG TTTGAGTGCTTTTACTCACTTCACCCTATTGAAGGTTGCATCTTCATTCCTTGGAACAGAAAG ACTGTCTCGACAGGGGAAGGCGAATGTGGAGAGGTCCAGGGAGGCCACAGAGCCAAGGCCGGAGCCCCCAAAGCCCCCTCGACCCAGGATAAACAGACAAACTGGTCCAAGGAAAACCTCTCACCATCAGATCAGAAGTCAACTGCCGATTCGAACTCCATCTCCTCCTGCATCATCCCCATTAACGTCACAG GAGTTGGGTTTGACAGGGAAGCAAGTGCTCGTTGCTCTCTAGTCCATTCCCAGTCGGTTCTTCAGAGGAGAAggaagctgaggaggaggaagactaTCACAGGAATACCCAAAAGAGTACAACAGGACATGG ACTCAGATGAATCACCCGTAGCAAGAGAGCGCACAGTGATTGTCCATGCCAACCCGCaccaactctctctctgtcaggaaGACCTCTTAATCAGTGGTCGCCTCCATCACACTCGTGACTCTGGCTGCCAGACAGATGATTTCCTTATAGCAT GTACAGCTGCTCCCTCCAGAAGGCGCATCAGAGCCCAACGTGGCCATCAGGGAatccctgcctctctctcccatTCAACAGGCAACATTTCTTCCCTGGGTGACCAGTCAGATTCCACATACACCAGTGCTGCTGCCCACGGTGGACGCTTGCGCTCTCGTAGCCTTCCTCGAGAGGGTGGACGTCTGATGGACAgtgatgacgatgacgatgacaattatgatgatgatgatgacgaagATGAGGACTTGTCACCATACGAAGCGGAGGACTTTATTCCACCTGGCCCTAGTCCAAgaatgaagatgatgatgatgaaggatgaagAAGAGAGCACAGATGACCAGGCTGCTCCTGAGCCACTGCAACTTGGAAGTCTAAAAAGGTTGCAGCGATCTGGTGAGAGAGACCgagggggtggaggaggagggagcccAGAGCACAGCTGGATGGAGAGGGGCCGTTCTCGCTTGCCCCGCAAGGCTGATATGGGCAGCTGTGAGATCTCATCGAGTTCAGATACTTTCAGCAGCCCTATTCACTCAGTGTCTAACACAGGAGTCCTAGGCAGCCATGTGGACCACAAGGAGGACCACCAGTCCTCGAGCGGGAACTGGAGTGGTTCCAGCTCCACCTGCCCTTCGCAGACATCTGAAACCATCCCCCCGCCTTCTTCTccaccactgacaggctcatCCCACTGCGACTCAGAGCTGTCACTCAACACTGTGCCCAATGCCATTGATGAGGGATTCTCTCTGGATGCCTCATACCACTCGGACCTCAGACCTCAGGGCCAGGGCCACAGGTCAAGCTCGTTCACATCCTCAGCCACAGACCAGCTGGACGATGCAGGAGTCAGTACAGCCAGTGAGGGGGAGTGGACATACCCTCCAGATCAAGACCAGACTGATCCGGACCAAGACCTTGACCATTCCCAAAATCTGAGCCGGAGCCATGGATTAGCGCAGGAGTACAGCTCCACACACAGTCTACAAGACCAAACCTGTTTCGGTGACAACAAGACCAGCAACACTGAAAAAGATTCTGGCTCTCATTACTCATCTGATACAGAGAGTTTCTACTCCTCTTCTGTGCATTTTGGGGAGTGTAATCAGAGTTACAGAGGATACATGTATAACTATGCAGACCCAGGGCCTGACTGTGGCCAATCCAACACTGTGGCAGCACCACTATCCCATGGAGTTTACCCCCAGCCCTCAGCTAACTTCAGAGCAGGTACTATGACCCTGGGGAGAACCTGTCGTCCGCTGaggaaaccaaaagtcaaacCTCCACCACCCAAACGGACCTCCTCGCTGAAGGACACCTGTAGTGGTGTTGATGTTGGAACGGACACACAGGCAGATCAGGATCAACCAAAGACGGTTAGTGAACAAGAGCTTACCTTGTCTTCCACAGATATGAAGCTGGAACTGGAGCTAGAGATTGGAGGTGCTCCAGAACCATTACAGACATCCTGTCTAGTGGCAGAACCTTTGGGAACTTGGGGAAGGGGACTGGGTGAAACTGTGGATATAGTAGAGCCCATGTCCTTCAGCTCTGCAGATACACACTCATTTAAGGATGAAGGTGCGGTGCAATCTGACTATGCAGACCTGTGGCTTCACAACAGTGAGCTGAAGTCCAACAATGGTGAGTACACATCCATGTCCAACTCAAGCACAGCCACAGGCACTACTGTCATGGAGTGTATCAAGTCACCAGacagctcttcctcctccacagaAACCCAAACCCAGGCACTTGCTCAGGCTTCAGAGACTAGGGCAACTAGTCCGCCTCTCCCACCTGAAGACTTCAAACTTGGGTCACCTGAGAAGCTGGCTGGCCTTGCCTCCCCATCAAGTGGTtattccagccaatcagagactcCAACGTCAACCTTGCCCTCATCTTCGGCAGCGTTCTTCCCAGGACCACTGTCTCCCTCAACTGGCAAGAGAAAGCCCAAAGTGCCCGAGAGGAagtcttctctctcttccctgcAGCACTTCCCCAGAGATGGAGCTTCCATTTCCTCTGGCTATAAGAGAGACCCAGACTTCCCACCTCCACCttctcaacttgatctcaatgTTCTTCATGGTGGTTATGTCAGACACACGCTATCTCACCGAACGCATCACATGCACACGCTCCACCACAGCAAACACAGAGTTGCAAGTGTTTTAGCCACTGGAACAAAGTTGATGGCTCCTGAGGCATCAAATACCAACCCACCATCAAGTTCAAACTCTGCTCTAACAATTCCCAGCTGCAATCTATTGGTGATAACTCCATCAGCTCTTCGTTCAGTGAAGCTTCATTCTATTAGCCAATCTAAACATAGAGCTACCACTGTTGACCAGGAAACAGCAAGTGGAGCAGAGACTGCAACAAGACCCAAATGTCCTCCTAGTGGTTCTACTCTGGCTCCACCACCTATTAACACAAGGCCTCTCCCTCCTCGCAGACCACCTCCCAGACCCCCAGTTCATGACATCTCCTCCCCTGAACACTTGCAACCACCTTTCCCTGGCCGCCACCCTGATGGACCTCCATCCTATGAAAGCCTGCTACTCAGACAGGACCGCTACGGACCTGGAACCTTCTGGGCTATGACAGCCTTTAGAACCCGGATGGACCCAACATCAGAACTCTCCGAGGACAGCTCACCCCTGCATCGGCCCGTGCCACGTGCCCCCCACCCTTCGCCTGTGGatctacacacacatatccacTCGCACACAGAATTCAGAGGGCTCACGCACTCAGCTCATGCACACCCTGAGTTTAGGGTTTTGGGGGAGCGCTCGTTCTcccaggatgatgatgatgatgaagacgatgaggaggaagaggaagagcaggTGAAAGAGCCACCGAGGGCTGCATGTTCCAGAGGAGGCATGCGATCGACCCACCTTCCACCCCCAGCGTATGAATTTGCCGGGTTATCCCACTCAGACTCAGGGCCCTGGGCTAGTCCAGTCAAAGTGCCTGGTACCACAATGGAGACATCGCATCCTTACCTAATCAGCGATGCAAGGAGAGGAGGACATGAAgagcaggaagaagaggaggaagtgacATCAGGTGCTACCAGAAGTGCCCATCAGCAGCAGCCACATGAGAGCAAAGATGACTCCACCACTCCTGACACTGAGgattacttcagtaaag GTATGTCTTGGACTACAGATTCCACACCCAGTGATAATTCACTCTCCCCTCTGATGGATGACGCCAAAGTggatgatgacatcattctCACATCACCCAACAAGACCCGTACAACGGAGGACCTGTTTGCCATGATACACAG ATCCAAGAGAAAGGTCCTGGGCCGTAAAGATTCAGGAGACTTAAACGCGAAGTCTCGTCTCTGCCCTGCAGTACCAGTGACCCCTGTCACCACCGTCATTATCCCGCCAGCCCCTCCTCTCAACATCCCAGCCACCTTAGCCActgctgccgggtcacaacGAGCCCCTGTGCCAATCTACCGCAGCGCCAAGAAATCCAGCACGTCCAACGAGGAGTTTAAACTCCTGTTGCTGAAGAAAGGTAGCAGGTCTGATTCCAGCTACCGCATGTCAGCCACAGAGATTCTGAAGAGCCCTATCACCCCGAAAAGCCCAGGGGACCCCCTTCAGGAAGGGGCCATTAGACAGGCTGAGGAGCTACACTTTACACTCCAAGAGCCACACCTTTCTGGTCTGGACCCAATCCAGATACCAGGCCTTTTTCCCAGAGGTCTGAACTCTGAGAGTTTCACCCCCAAAACCCTGCCTATGTCAGCTGCATCTCGACAGGGACGTTCTCGGATCCCCCCTGTAGCCAACAGCAGTCGCTACAGTACACGCAGCCGCCTCTACACGGCCCCCATGCAAGCCATTTCCGAAGGGGAGACAGAGAACTCAGATGGGAGCCCCCATGATGACAGATCATCCTAA